The genomic DNA CAATCTCTAACCAAATTCTAGACATTCTTACTCCGGATTATTTCTAAAATTTCCGGTCTATGATGTCGTGCAGTATATAAAGACACGGTGATCAGTAGCCTTAAGCTCGTATACGTAGTAACCACCACAATCACGCACACGGATTTCACGGGGATTGGCGCAGCAATATCCCAAGAAACTAAAGCAGACAGTACGTTGAACGATTCCATCTGCAAGTGATGGGTGACCACCTTTCAGCCAACCCGCAGAGCTCACGCCACCGCCACCGCCACCGCCACCGCCACCGCCACCGCAGCGGTCACTCGAATTGCATCTGTCAATCATTCTGGTGTATCCATTGCCCTGGAAACGGTACCAGCTTTGGGTAAGGTTATGGTGCGAGTAACCAGGCCCTCTGCCATTCAGGACGGTGTAATTTGCGCATTCCGGAGCAGCTGCAACGTAAAAAACGGGAAAAAGTGGTCAAGAAGAGAAAAAGTAAGAATCAAGCGGTTTTTGGAACGGACAGAACGGTGTAAGCTCACGGTGGTAATTGTTGATGACTTATGTCTGACGGGTATTTGGTTAGCTCATGATATTGCTGCCTACTGTTCAAGCGCTGGTCTCTTTAGAGTGAGGTTATGATCTCATGTTACTACTGAATTTAGTTCCCTGTAGATGTCAATGGCCTTATTcatactagaggacgtctaacacgtccagacgcattaaacgtctggccgtaagtgcgactaatataaatacgggacgAACTTAAGTTCGATggctagaaatcaaattcatattttttcttcaaaagatatTGGGATGtaatcaccaaagagactgtgtgcacttcattgataagtgcgtcccagtttagtgcgtctcgtctttatactagtCGGCTTAGacgtctgttaagtgcgtcgttTAATTCGTCTGACGTTTAATTCGTCCACCATATTTCCCGTAATTATACTAGTCGTCtaagacgtcttagacgtcctctagtataaatacggcaaATGTTACTGCCTCCTCATCTTGTTTAAATCCATGATGTCCACGCTATCTCCCCTAGCTAAATTTAATCTATGATGTCATCCCTATCTACAGTTTCAGTGGATCCCTAGCTTCCCTGTTAGTTGAATCTCTTTTCGCTAACACTGCTAAACTGCAGGGGAATTTGAAATTGACTAGAAATCCAAGTCCATCGGTAATGTAATTCAATAATGCATTTCAATGTACCGGTTTCACAGAAGCGGCCAAGATATCCCGGATGACAGGTGCACCTGTATGTTCCATCCCTGTATGAAATCGGGGAGCAAGTTCCTTTGTTGTAACAAGGCTCCTTGACACATGGGCTCTAGAAGTGGAAGCAGAAGActtctttattttaatttttttttaaaaactaataTCAGACCATCATGTCTTGCGCGCCTCTTACATGACAGCGAGGCTTTCAAGAATCCGGGGTTTTGCACGGGCCTATCGGGAAGAATAATAATTTTACCTTCTTCCAAGTGGCTGGTCATATTCATACTAAAACTGGAATGAGCCGCGATTAATAGCGATCGCACGATCATGCGAtcatacatgtgtatacaaAGCAAAGTTCCGCGAT from Montipora foliosa isolate CH-2021 chromosome 7, ASM3666993v2, whole genome shotgun sequence includes the following:
- the LOC138011716 gene encoding uromodulin-like isoform X2, with protein sequence MAEKAERGLEIRTRRRDRKRKAETKTSNGVGDEGKEEREGGREKSPCVKEPCYNKGTCSPISYRDGTYRCTCHPGYLGRFCETAAPECANYTVLNGRGPGYSHHNLTQSWYRFQGNGYTRMIDRCNSSDRCGGGGGGGGGGGGVSSAGWLKGGHPSLADGIVQRTVCFSFLGYCCANPREIRVRDCGGYYVYELKATDHRVFIYCTTS
- the LOC138011716 gene encoding uromodulin-like isoform X1 codes for the protein MKVSITFITLLSLFHFQWLNATFHTAEFEFRAFHHLNVTRPLVDIFVDGYLDCSFACLQNMLCISFNVAASPDDKGKFRCELLPSTSSNNPANLTADPHSHLYQIKSPCVKEPCYNKGTCSPISYRDGTYRCTCHPGYLGRFCETAAPECANYTVLNGRGPGYSHHNLTQSWYRFQGNGYTRMIDRCNSSDRCGGGGGGGGGGGGVSSAGWLKGGHPSLADGIVQRTVCFSFLGYCCANPREIRVRDCGGYYVYELKATDHRVFIYCTTS